One Paralichthys olivaceus isolate ysfri-2021 chromosome 8, ASM2471397v2, whole genome shotgun sequence genomic region harbors:
- the ankrd49 gene encoding ankyrin repeat domain-containing protein 49 isoform X1 — MIYRHRVMEIPEDFNQLELLNSHGHLIPRGTSSLWTGSNDVEEEEEEEEEEEEEEGEHSEEWYLEKEEALKGKPVELILWAAENNRLSTIHRLLSADPGLVHCCDEDGYTPLHRAAYSGHVDVVSALLAAGSEVNTRTIDGWTPLHSACRWSRVTVGSFLLQRGAELNAQTNGGLTPLHLAASHASSSKTDSAQTLELLLSHRHLKPGLCSSTGETASEVARRSGPHHYLFEIVEDCVNVVPDS; from the exons ATGATTTACAGGCACAGAG TGATGGAGATTCCTGAAGATTTTAATCAACTCGAGCTTCTGAACTCACATGGACACTTGATCCCCCGTGGAACCAGCAGCCTGTGGACCGGGAGCAatgatgtggaggaagaggaggaagaggaggaagaggaggaggaggaggaaggtgaacATAGCGAGGAGTGGTATCTAGAAAAGGAGGAAGCTCTTAAAGGCAAACCAGTGGAGCTCATTCTGTGGGCTGCAGAAAACAATCGT CTTTCAACCATCCACAGATTATTATCAGCTGATCCTGGGCTGGTGCACTGCTGTGATGAGGACGGTTACACTCCCCTGCACCGTGCAGCATACAGCGGCCATGTGGATGTTGTTTCTGCTCTACTCGCCGCTGGCTCTGAAGTTAACACCCGCACCATTGATGGCTGGACTCCCCTTCACAGCGCCTGCCGTTGGAGCCGCGTCACAGTGGGGAGTTTCCTCCTGCAGCGAGGAGCCGAGCTGAATGCTCAGACCAATGGCGGGCTCACGCCACTGCACCTGGCCGCTTCACACGCCAGCTCCTCAAAGACAGATTCCGCCCAGACTCtagagctgctgctgtctcaCAGACACCTGAAGCCGGGGCTTTGCAGCAGCACTGGGGAGACGGCTAGTGAGGTGGCCCGACGCAGTGGGCCGCATCACTACCTGTTTGAGATTGTAGAGGACTGTGTCAATGTGGTACCAGACTCGTGA
- the ankrd49 gene encoding ankyrin repeat domain-containing protein 49 isoform X2 codes for MEIPEDFNQLELLNSHGHLIPRGTSSLWTGSNDVEEEEEEEEEEEEEEGEHSEEWYLEKEEALKGKPVELILWAAENNRLSTIHRLLSADPGLVHCCDEDGYTPLHRAAYSGHVDVVSALLAAGSEVNTRTIDGWTPLHSACRWSRVTVGSFLLQRGAELNAQTNGGLTPLHLAASHASSSKTDSAQTLELLLSHRHLKPGLCSSTGETASEVARRSGPHHYLFEIVEDCVNVVPDS; via the exons ATGGAGATTCCTGAAGATTTTAATCAACTCGAGCTTCTGAACTCACATGGACACTTGATCCCCCGTGGAACCAGCAGCCTGTGGACCGGGAGCAatgatgtggaggaagaggaggaagaggaggaagaggaggaggaggaggaaggtgaacATAGCGAGGAGTGGTATCTAGAAAAGGAGGAAGCTCTTAAAGGCAAACCAGTGGAGCTCATTCTGTGGGCTGCAGAAAACAATCGT CTTTCAACCATCCACAGATTATTATCAGCTGATCCTGGGCTGGTGCACTGCTGTGATGAGGACGGTTACACTCCCCTGCACCGTGCAGCATACAGCGGCCATGTGGATGTTGTTTCTGCTCTACTCGCCGCTGGCTCTGAAGTTAACACCCGCACCATTGATGGCTGGACTCCCCTTCACAGCGCCTGCCGTTGGAGCCGCGTCACAGTGGGGAGTTTCCTCCTGCAGCGAGGAGCCGAGCTGAATGCTCAGACCAATGGCGGGCTCACGCCACTGCACCTGGCCGCTTCACACGCCAGCTCCTCAAAGACAGATTCCGCCCAGACTCtagagctgctgctgtctcaCAGACACCTGAAGCCGGGGCTTTGCAGCAGCACTGGGGAGACGGCTAGTGAGGTGGCCCGACGCAGTGGGCCGCATCACTACCTGTTTGAGATTGTAGAGGACTGTGTCAATGTGGTACCAGACTCGTGA